A stretch of Schaalia odontolytica DNA encodes these proteins:
- the ilvD gene encoding dihydroxy-acid dehydratase produces the protein MSRPLRSATSTQGRNMAGARALWRATGMTDGDFGKPIIAIANSFTQFVPGHVHLKNMGDLVAGAIEAAGGVAKEFNTIAVDDGIAMGHDGMLYSLPSRDLIADCVETMVNAHRADALVCISNCDKITPGMLLAAMRLNIPTIFVSGGPMESGAAVDGVVEHRLDLIDAMVMAVDDSVSDNQLASIEANACPTCGSCAGMFTANSMNCLNEAIGLALPGNGTTLATQIERKKLFTEAGTRIVDMCRAYYDNEDDSVLPRSIATKAAFENAMSLDVAMGGSTNTVLHILAIANEAGVDFTLDDIDAISRRVPCLCKVAPNSTTYYIEHVHRAGGIPALLGELDRAGLLNRDVHSVHSDNLADWLGAWDVRSGSATDEAKHRFLAAPGGVRTTQAFSTANLFESLDTDSEAGCIRSVEHAYTKDGGLAVLYGNIAANGAIIKSAGIDESLFHFVGKAFVVESQEEAVEAILSKQVKEGDVVVIQYEGPKGGPGMQEMLYPTSYLKGLGLGKKCALITDGRFSGGTSGISIGHISPEAAAGGAIGLVRTGDEIEIDVNNRVLRANVSDEELERRRAEKGAAPWKPSKPRARKVSDALRVYGMLAASADKGGVRVLPDWA, from the coding sequence ATGAGTCGCCCGCTGCGCTCGGCAACATCCACCCAAGGCCGCAACATGGCCGGAGCTCGCGCCCTGTGGCGCGCCACCGGCATGACGGACGGCGACTTCGGCAAGCCGATCATCGCCATCGCCAACTCCTTCACCCAGTTCGTCCCCGGCCACGTGCACCTGAAGAACATGGGCGACCTCGTCGCCGGAGCCATCGAAGCAGCCGGCGGCGTCGCCAAGGAATTCAACACGATCGCCGTCGACGACGGCATCGCCATGGGCCACGACGGCATGCTCTACTCCCTGCCCAGCCGCGACCTCATCGCCGACTGCGTCGAAACCATGGTCAACGCGCACCGCGCCGACGCCCTCGTGTGCATCTCCAACTGCGACAAGATCACCCCCGGCATGCTCCTGGCCGCCATGCGCCTGAACATCCCCACCATCTTCGTCTCCGGCGGCCCCATGGAATCCGGCGCCGCCGTCGACGGCGTCGTCGAACACCGCCTCGACCTCATCGACGCCATGGTCATGGCCGTCGACGACTCCGTCAGCGACAACCAGCTCGCCAGCATCGAAGCCAACGCGTGCCCCACCTGCGGCTCCTGCGCCGGCATGTTCACCGCGAACTCCATGAACTGCCTCAACGAGGCCATCGGCCTGGCCCTGCCCGGTAACGGCACCACCCTGGCCACCCAGATCGAACGCAAGAAGCTCTTCACCGAGGCCGGCACGCGCATCGTCGACATGTGCCGCGCCTACTACGACAACGAGGACGACTCCGTCCTGCCTCGCTCCATCGCCACGAAGGCCGCCTTCGAGAACGCCATGAGCCTGGACGTGGCCATGGGCGGCTCCACCAACACCGTCCTGCACATCCTCGCCATCGCCAACGAGGCCGGCGTCGACTTCACGCTCGACGACATCGACGCGATCTCGCGCCGCGTGCCCTGCCTGTGCAAGGTGGCCCCCAACTCCACGACCTACTACATCGAGCACGTCCACCGCGCCGGCGGCATCCCCGCCCTGCTCGGCGAGCTCGACCGCGCCGGCCTGCTCAACCGCGACGTGCACTCCGTCCACTCCGACAACCTCGCCGACTGGCTGGGCGCGTGGGACGTGCGCAGCGGGAGCGCCACCGACGAGGCCAAGCACCGCTTCCTCGCGGCCCCCGGCGGCGTGCGCACTACCCAGGCCTTCTCGACCGCCAACCTCTTCGAGTCCCTCGACACCGACTCTGAGGCCGGCTGCATCCGCTCCGTCGAGCACGCCTACACGAAGGACGGCGGCCTGGCGGTCCTCTACGGCAACATCGCAGCCAACGGCGCGATCATCAAGTCCGCCGGCATCGACGAGTCCCTCTTCCACTTCGTCGGCAAGGCCTTCGTCGTCGAATCCCAGGAGGAAGCCGTCGAGGCCATCCTCAGTAAGCAGGTGAAGGAAGGCGACGTCGTCGTCATCCAGTACGAGGGCCCCAAGGGCGGCCCCGGTATGCAGGAAATGCTCTACCCGACCTCCTACCTCAAGGGCCTGGGCCTGGGTAAGAAGTGCGCCCTCATCACCGACGGCCGCTTCTCCGGCGGCACGTCGGGCATCTCCATCGGTCACATCTCGCCCGAGGCCGCGGCCGGCGGCGCGATCGGTCTCGTGCGCACCGGCGACGAGATCGAAATCGACGTCAACAACCGCGTCCTGCGCGCGAACGTGAGCGACGAGGAACTCGAGCGCCGCCGCGCCGAAAAGGGCGCCGCGCCGTGGAAGCCCTCCAAGCCTCGTGCCCGCAAGGTCTCCGACGCGCTGCGTGTCTACGGCATGCTCGCCGCATCCGCCGACAAGGGCGGCGTGCGCGTCCTGCCCGACTGGGCGTGA
- a CDS encoding biotin/lipoate A/B protein ligase family protein: MHGEYKVPGGKLVVVDTDVEEDRLARVSVSGDFFLDPDDALTRITASLEGAPASSSAKDLAARVEAALHEGDTLMGVTPEAVGIAVRRALGAALSWDDIDFDVIHGPVVAPMINVAMDETLVEDVAAGRRKPFMRLWEWNGPQVVIGSFQSYQNEIQQDGVDRYGITVSRRVTGGGAMFMEPGNCITYSLVIPTALVEGMSFEQAYPYLDQWVMEVLEKLGIKAKYVPLNDIASEFGKIGGAAQKRWANGYMVHHVTMAYDIDAIKMNEVLRIGMEKIRDKGTRSAVKRVDPMRSQTGLPREEILKVFFDHFKEKYNASVGTITEADLEVARKRCETKFAREEWVHRIP; the protein is encoded by the coding sequence ATGCATGGAGAGTACAAAGTCCCCGGAGGAAAGCTCGTCGTCGTCGACACCGACGTGGAGGAGGATCGCCTCGCGCGCGTGAGCGTGTCCGGCGACTTCTTCCTCGACCCCGACGACGCGCTCACCCGGATCACCGCGTCCCTCGAAGGGGCCCCGGCCTCGTCGAGTGCGAAGGATCTGGCCGCGCGCGTGGAGGCCGCCCTCCACGAAGGCGACACGCTCATGGGGGTGACCCCCGAGGCCGTCGGCATCGCCGTGCGCCGCGCACTGGGCGCCGCCCTGTCGTGGGACGACATTGACTTCGACGTCATCCACGGCCCCGTTGTCGCCCCGATGATCAACGTCGCCATGGACGAAACCCTGGTCGAGGACGTGGCCGCGGGGCGCCGCAAGCCGTTCATGCGCCTGTGGGAGTGGAACGGCCCGCAGGTCGTCATCGGCTCCTTCCAGTCCTACCAGAACGAAATCCAGCAGGACGGGGTCGACCGTTACGGCATCACCGTGTCGCGGCGCGTCACCGGCGGCGGCGCCATGTTCATGGAGCCCGGCAACTGCATCACCTACTCGCTCGTTATCCCCACCGCCCTCGTGGAGGGGATGAGCTTCGAACAGGCTTACCCCTACCTGGATCAGTGGGTCATGGAGGTCCTCGAAAAGCTGGGCATCAAAGCCAAGTACGTGCCGCTCAACGACATCGCCTCCGAGTTCGGCAAGATCGGCGGTGCCGCGCAGAAGCGTTGGGCGAACGGCTACATGGTCCACCACGTGACCATGGCCTACGACATCGACGCGATCAAGATGAACGAGGTCCTGCGCATCGGCATGGAGAAGATCCGCGACAAGGGCACCCGCAGCGCCGTCAAGCGCGTGGACCCCATGCGCTCCCAGACGGGGCTTCCCCGCGAAGAGATCCTGAAGGTGTTCTTCGATCACTTCAAGGAGAAGTACAACGCGAGCGTCGGCACCATCACCGAGGCGGATCTCGAGGTCGCGCGCAAGCGCTGTGAGACGAAGTTCGCGCGCGAGGAGTGGGTGCACCGCATCCCCTGA
- a CDS encoding MarC family protein, with the protein MMTVLAGMSAAILALAPITNPIGGLAAFAGLTADSAPAAVRSQAWKTGIYVFAILTVFAVSGSLIMRFFGFDLPSLQIAGGLVVAHSGFSMLENKRRATHEEAQHATSKPDVSFSPMALPLIAGPGSIGVVIALAARNTAIGFHIGIVLGIAVTAAVIALLLRYGTPWIDKLGATGVGAIVRIMGFLILVIGVELIIHGVRALQLF; encoded by the coding sequence ATGATGACTGTTCTCGCTGGAATGTCCGCCGCGATCCTGGCGCTCGCCCCGATCACCAATCCGATCGGCGGTCTCGCGGCGTTCGCAGGACTCACCGCCGACAGTGCTCCGGCTGCGGTGCGCTCGCAGGCGTGGAAGACAGGCATCTACGTGTTCGCTATCCTGACGGTGTTCGCGGTCAGTGGCTCGCTCATCATGCGTTTCTTCGGCTTCGACCTACCCTCGCTGCAGATCGCGGGTGGCTTGGTCGTCGCGCACTCGGGTTTCTCGATGCTGGAAAACAAGCGCCGTGCCACCCACGAGGAGGCTCAGCACGCGACCTCCAAGCCGGATGTGTCCTTCTCCCCCATGGCGCTCCCCCTCATCGCGGGGCCCGGCTCGATCGGCGTGGTCATCGCGCTGGCCGCCCGCAACACGGCCATCGGTTTTCATATCGGCATCGTCCTGGGAATCGCGGTAACAGCGGCCGTCATCGCGCTGCTACTGCGCTACGGCACGCCCTGGATCGACAAGCTGGGCGCCACCGGCGTCGGCGCGATCGTGCGCATCATGGGCTTCCTGATCCTCGTCATCGGCGTCGAGCTCATCATCCACGGGGTGCGCGCACTCCAGCTCTTCTAA
- a CDS encoding YggS family pyridoxal phosphate-dependent enzyme — protein sequence MSIPEAIAAARDRIDRATSACRRTDSVHLELAVKTRTPEECREAAASLSEAGLPILLGHNRVQEARATVDAIREVPGARIHLIGPLQSNKINHALACVDAIESLDSPTLASKIDARATGTLPVFVEVNVSGEATKHGCAPSDVSELIDAVEASAHLELAGFMTVGLNSPVEADVRAAYAQLRGIRDEAASHLGVEESDLALSMGMSRDLEWAIAEGATIVRLGTAIFGTRRV from the coding sequence ATGAGCATTCCCGAGGCCATCGCCGCAGCCCGCGACCGCATCGACCGCGCCACGTCCGCGTGCCGGCGCACGGATTCGGTGCACCTGGAGCTGGCAGTCAAGACGCGCACGCCCGAGGAATGCCGCGAAGCCGCCGCCTCCCTGAGCGAGGCGGGCCTACCCATTCTGCTCGGCCACAACCGCGTCCAAGAGGCGCGCGCGACGGTGGACGCGATCCGAGAGGTACCCGGCGCACGCATCCACCTGATCGGGCCACTGCAGTCCAACAAGATCAACCACGCGCTGGCCTGTGTGGACGCGATCGAGTCGCTGGACTCCCCCACCCTGGCCTCGAAAATCGACGCGCGCGCGACCGGCACGCTCCCCGTGTTCGTCGAGGTGAACGTCTCGGGCGAGGCTACAAAGCACGGCTGCGCCCCCTCCGACGTCTCCGAGTTAATCGACGCGGTCGAGGCCTCGGCCCACCTGGAGCTCGCGGGTTTCATGACGGTGGGCCTGAACTCCCCCGTCGAGGCCGACGTGCGCGCCGCGTATGCGCAGCTGCGCGGGATCAGGGACGAGGCCGCCTCTCACCTGGGCGTTGAAGAGTCGGACCTGGCGCTCTCTATGGGCATGAGCCGCGACCTGGAGTGGGCTATCGCCGAGGGGGCGACGATCGTGCGCCTGGGCACCGCGATCTTCGGCACCCGCCGCGTCTGA
- a CDS encoding YccF domain-containing protein has product MRTLLNIIWFLFGGLPLFLGYLFAGLVACIFIVTIPAGVACFRIAGYVLWPFGKRVIDKPGVGAGSGLMNIVWFLVAGLWLAIGHITTAAAQAVTIVGIPLAIANLKMIPITCFPFGKAVIDDPTASIL; this is encoded by the coding sequence ATGCGTACCCTGCTCAACATCATCTGGTTCCTCTTCGGAGGGCTCCCGCTCTTCCTGGGATACCTCTTCGCGGGTCTCGTCGCCTGCATCTTCATTGTCACGATCCCCGCCGGCGTGGCCTGCTTCCGCATCGCCGGATACGTGCTGTGGCCGTTTGGCAAGCGCGTCATTGACAAGCCGGGCGTGGGTGCGGGCTCAGGCCTCATGAACATCGTGTGGTTCCTGGTCGCGGGCCTGTGGCTCGCCATCGGCCACATCACCACCGCCGCCGCGCAGGCCGTCACCATCGTTGGCATCCCGCTGGCCATCGCCAACCTCAAGATGATCCCGATCACCTGCTTCCCCTTCGGCAAGGCCGTCATCGACGACCCGACTGCATCCATCCTCTGA
- the ybaK gene encoding Cys-tRNA(Pro) deacylase, translating to MARKHSKDHGGGPTRAIEALTAAGVAFTVHEYEHDPAARAFGEETVEKLGIDPTQAFKTLMVRLEPTGEFVVGCVPALAHLSMKLIAKAAGAKSAAMADPAVAQRRTGYVVGGISPLGQTTSHRLFIDSACLDHETMIVSGGRRGLSVELSPLDLVELTDAEVTDLAQV from the coding sequence ATGGCTCGTAAACACAGCAAAGACCACGGCGGTGGCCCCACCCGCGCCATCGAGGCGCTCACGGCGGCCGGCGTTGCTTTTACCGTTCACGAGTACGAGCACGACCCGGCCGCCCGGGCGTTTGGGGAGGAAACCGTTGAGAAGCTGGGGATCGACCCCACCCAGGCTTTCAAGACGCTCATGGTGCGCCTGGAGCCCACCGGTGAGTTTGTCGTCGGCTGCGTGCCCGCGCTGGCTCACCTGTCCATGAAGCTGATCGCCAAGGCAGCCGGCGCGAAGAGCGCCGCCATGGCTGACCCGGCCGTCGCCCAGCGCCGCACCGGCTACGTCGTGGGCGGCATCAGCCCGCTCGGGCAGACCACCTCGCACCGTCTGTTCATCGACTCGGCGTGCCTGGACCACGAGACCATGATCGTCTCGGGCGGGCGCCGAGGCCTCAGCGTCGAACTGAGTCCCCTCGACCTCGTCGAGCTGACGGATGCTGAGGTCACGGACCTGGCGCAGGTCTGA
- a CDS encoding type II toxin-antitoxin system RelB/DinJ family antitoxin, with translation MKTATLNMRVDPSVKEEAERVYAQFGMNLTDAVNVFLHKSIMEGGLPFDLRQPRFNAETELAMREARDIAAGRVAATRYASAAQAFADVDDE, from the coding sequence ATGAAAACGGCGACGCTTAACATGCGCGTTGATCCAAGCGTGAAGGAAGAAGCTGAGAGGGTGTATGCCCAGTTCGGCATGAACCTCACCGACGCTGTGAATGTTTTCTTGCACAAGTCCATCATGGAGGGTGGCTTACCCTTTGACTTGCGCCAGCCCCGCTTCAACGCTGAAACCGAGCTAGCTATGCGCGAGGCTCGCGACATCGCCGCAGGGCGTGTTGCCGCTACCCGTTACGCGTCCGCGGCACAAGCGTTCGCGGATGTCGATGATGAGTGA
- a CDS encoding type II toxin-antitoxin system YafQ family toxin, with the protein MMSEPQRGQRALVMTSQFKKDLKRARKRGLPIKELEAVIDLILTGEVLPPQRRDHLLTGDYAGFRECHIRPDWLLIYLDEPEICVVTAIRTGSHSDLFQ; encoded by the coding sequence ATGATGAGTGAGCCTCAGCGGGGCCAGCGTGCCCTCGTGATGACCAGTCAATTCAAGAAGGATCTCAAAAGGGCCCGCAAACGAGGGCTCCCTATCAAGGAGCTCGAAGCGGTCATTGATCTCATTCTTACGGGCGAAGTGTTGCCTCCCCAGCGGAGGGATCATCTCTTGACCGGGGACTATGCGGGGTTCCGTGAATGTCATATTCGGCCGGATTGGCTGTTGATCTATCTGGATGAGCCAGAGATCTGCGTTGTGACCGCAATTCGTACGGGTTCCCACTCGGACCTGTTTCAATAG
- a CDS encoding Pr6Pr family membrane protein — MTELSGRGRAAYWVVAALAWAGVAATLIITAFDGYAAPTYVEEGLFAGAPHGWAGAPERLINCLSYFTELSNIMVAIISTLLARRGCVGAWGRATHLCALMMITVTAIVYATLIGPYEVLSGFALVTNPLQHIVVPAAFVGTAALAGPRGGITWATLGRALLIPVAWVAYTLVRGSFTHQYPYGFVNVWRIGYAQVAINIVAILIGALVFMALFAGADWLIRKASRR, encoded by the coding sequence ATGACTGAACTGAGCGGTCGCGGGCGCGCCGCCTACTGGGTGGTTGCCGCCCTCGCGTGGGCGGGCGTCGCCGCCACTCTTATTATCACGGCCTTTGATGGCTACGCTGCGCCGACCTACGTCGAGGAGGGCCTCTTCGCGGGTGCCCCCCATGGCTGGGCGGGTGCTCCCGAGCGCCTCATCAACTGCCTGTCCTACTTCACCGAGCTGTCCAACATCATGGTTGCGATCATCTCGACCCTCCTCGCGCGCCGAGGCTGCGTCGGGGCGTGGGGGAGGGCCACGCACCTGTGCGCGCTCATGATGATCACGGTGACCGCGATCGTCTACGCGACGCTGATTGGTCCCTACGAGGTTCTCTCCGGCTTCGCGCTCGTCACCAACCCGCTGCAGCACATCGTCGTCCCGGCCGCCTTCGTGGGCACGGCCGCGCTCGCGGGGCCGCGCGGTGGCATCACGTGGGCGACGCTGGGGCGCGCCCTGCTGATCCCGGTCGCGTGGGTGGCGTACACGCTCGTGCGCGGCTCCTTCACGCACCAGTACCCCTACGGCTTCGTCAACGTGTGGCGCATCGGCTACGCGCAGGTCGCGATCAACATCGTGGCGATCTTGATCGGCGCCCTGGTCTTCATGGCGCTCTTCGCGGGTGCCGATTGGCTGATCCGCAAGGCCTCGCGGCGCTGA
- a CDS encoding bleomycin resistance protein: protein MSNEPGLVPELTVTDYEASRRFWCDLVGFSLRYERPEEGFGYLVLGNAHLMLDQIDRGRTWATGPLDLPLGRGINLEVQTEELDSAWHRMAEAGWPIFVEPEEKWYRAGDIEIGVRQFLVQDPDGYLLRLQQEIGERPALRG from the coding sequence ATGAGCAACGAACCCGGGCTTGTTCCTGAACTTACCGTCACCGATTACGAGGCATCGCGCCGTTTTTGGTGCGACCTCGTCGGTTTTTCCCTTCGCTATGAGCGGCCTGAGGAAGGATTCGGCTATCTCGTCCTGGGTAACGCGCACCTGATGCTCGACCAGATCGACCGCGGGAGGACGTGGGCAACCGGTCCCCTTGATCTGCCGCTTGGCCGCGGGATCAACCTCGAGGTTCAGACCGAAGAGCTGGACAGTGCATGGCACCGCATGGCCGAGGCAGGGTGGCCGATCTTCGTCGAACCCGAAGAGAAGTGGTATCGGGCGGGAGATATTGAAATCGGCGTCCGCCAGTTCCTAGTCCAGGATCCCGACGGTTACCTGCTGCGCCTCCAGCAGGAAATCGGTGAGAGACCCGCTCTGCGAGGATAA
- a CDS encoding NAD(P)H-dependent oxidoreductase, giving the protein MKILVIQGSPDAGSYSHELATTYADEARSAGHDVRMIDLATEDFDPVLRYGYRQHMEDESGPKRYQEDIAWADHLVFSFPIWWSAEPAILKGFLDRTLTPGFGYQYVDGKSQGLLKDKTAALIVTSRAPSFIYRIFGGPIWRWKSMVLGFVGIRLTKALMLGRIEQEVDTPAYRAAFVETVRAYARG; this is encoded by the coding sequence ATGAAGATTCTTGTCATTCAGGGCAGTCCTGACGCGGGAAGCTACTCGCATGAACTCGCAACGACTTACGCTGATGAGGCGCGCAGCGCTGGGCATGACGTGCGTATGATCGATCTGGCGACGGAGGATTTTGATCCCGTTCTGCGCTACGGATACCGCCAGCACATGGAGGACGAAAGTGGTCCCAAGCGGTATCAGGAGGACATAGCCTGGGCCGATCACCTCGTGTTCAGCTTCCCGATTTGGTGGTCTGCTGAACCCGCGATTTTGAAAGGTTTCCTTGATCGCACTCTCACGCCGGGATTTGGGTACCAATACGTCGACGGTAAGAGCCAGGGCTTACTGAAAGATAAGACCGCGGCACTCATCGTCACATCCCGTGCTCCTTCGTTTATCTACCGAATCTTCGGTGGTCCAATCTGGCGGTGGAAGAGTATGGTCCTGGGCTTCGTGGGGATTCGCCTGACCAAAGCTCTGATGCTTGGCCGCATTGAGCAGGAAGTTGATACTCCTGCTTACCGCGCTGCGTTTGTCGAGACAGTTCGAGCTTACGCGCGCGGATAG
- a CDS encoding TetR/AcrR family transcriptional regulator, whose translation MAATRMPANERKALMLEAAVRVFARVGYAAATTDSIAREAGVSQAYVVRFFRSKETLFEEAATYVVEQLCRRFAEAPVAADSTDVERRELLGDMYAEIVKDRDMFMMIMRLFMMGSDPRFGQLSRDSFARVYRVLREDVGMDAEQARLFLSHGLLMNLVLSLRLWEGERVLSDEILGFLGKGRAEAMYSLHDAHGSSNDEGSTAPRR comes from the coding sequence ATGGCCGCGACGCGTATGCCAGCCAATGAACGCAAGGCACTCATGCTGGAGGCTGCCGTCCGTGTGTTTGCGCGGGTTGGCTACGCTGCGGCCACGACGGACTCGATCGCGCGCGAGGCAGGCGTCAGCCAGGCGTATGTCGTGCGTTTCTTCCGGTCGAAGGAAACACTTTTCGAGGAAGCTGCTACGTATGTTGTTGAGCAGCTGTGTCGACGTTTTGCTGAGGCACCCGTAGCGGCGGATTCTACCGACGTTGAACGTCGGGAATTGCTGGGGGACATGTACGCGGAGATCGTGAAAGACCGCGACATGTTCATGATGATCATGCGCCTATTCATGATGGGATCCGATCCGCGCTTCGGGCAGCTCTCCCGCGATAGCTTTGCACGTGTGTACCGCGTCCTGCGAGAAGACGTCGGGATGGATGCTGAACAGGCTAGGCTCTTCCTCTCCCACGGTTTGTTGATGAACCTCGTGCTGTCGCTGCGTCTGTGGGAAGGCGAAAGAGTCTTGTCGGATGAGATCCTTGGATTTCTCGGGAAAGGACGCGCGGAGGCTATGTATTCACTGCATGACGCGCATGGTTCCTCGAATGATGAAGGATCTACCGCGCCCCGACGGTGA